The Halogranum gelatinilyticum genome includes a window with the following:
- a CDS encoding DUF6691 family protein, producing MPLILVGGLIFGFGLALSRMARPEVVLDFLQFEDLGLLFVMGGAAVVTGVVFFVATRLDRTAPLTGQAYTRRLKSMDRNVLFGGAIFGVGWGISGICPGAAYASLGVGNLPILWAIAGMFLGAYAQGYLRAAVAGDAGTAAVDAD from the coding sequence ATGCCGCTGATTCTCGTCGGCGGCCTGATCTTCGGGTTCGGACTCGCCCTGAGCCGGATGGCACGGCCCGAGGTCGTGCTGGACTTCCTCCAGTTCGAGGACTTGGGGCTCCTGTTCGTGATGGGCGGGGCCGCCGTCGTCACGGGCGTGGTGTTCTTCGTGGCGACCCGACTGGACCGGACGGCTCCGCTGACCGGCCAAGCGTACACTCGGCGGCTGAAGTCGATGGACCGCAACGTCCTGTTCGGCGGGGCGATCTTCGGCGTCGGCTGGGGGATCTCGGGAATCTGTCCCGGCGCGGCCTACGCCAGCCTCGGCGTCGGCAACCTCCCCATCCTCTGGGCCATCGCCGGGATGTTCCTCGGCGCGTACGCGCAGGGCTACCTCCGGGCGGCCGTCGCGGGCGACGCAGGGACCGCCGCGGTCGACGCTGACTGA